In Amycolatopsis sp. EV170708-02-1, the following are encoded in one genomic region:
- a CDS encoding response regulator transcription factor, with translation MRILVVEDEEPLADAIARGLRREGMAVDIALTGDDGHEKAAVTRYDVVLLDRDLPGMSGDDLCREIVASGELTRVLMLTASSSVSDRVDGLSLGADDYLAKPFAFPELVARVRALGRRATPAAPPLLTSGDVELDPARRTVRRASGPVELTRKEFGVLEVLLSAAGSVVSSEELLERVWDENADPFTTTVRVTVMTLRKKLGEPGIIETVVGSGYRVPEQGTARG, from the coding sequence GTGCGAATTCTGGTAGTCGAAGACGAAGAACCCCTCGCCGACGCGATCGCACGCGGCCTGCGGCGCGAGGGCATGGCGGTGGACATCGCGCTCACCGGGGACGACGGGCACGAGAAGGCCGCCGTCACCCGGTACGACGTCGTCCTGCTCGACCGCGACCTGCCCGGTATGTCCGGTGACGATCTGTGCCGCGAGATCGTCGCGTCCGGCGAGCTGACCCGCGTCCTGATGCTCACCGCGAGCAGTTCCGTTTCGGACCGGGTCGACGGGCTTTCCCTGGGCGCAGACGATTATCTCGCCAAGCCGTTCGCCTTCCCCGAACTCGTCGCCCGCGTGCGGGCGCTGGGCCGCCGCGCGACCCCGGCCGCGCCGCCGCTGCTGACTTCCGGCGACGTCGAACTGGATCCGGCGAGGCGGACCGTCCGCCGCGCGAGCGGTCCGGTGGAGCTGACCCGCAAGGAGTTCGGCGTGCTGGAGGTGCTGCTGTCGGCCGCCGGTTCGGTGGTCAGCAGCGAGGAACTGCTCGAACGCGTGTGGGACGAGAACGCCGACCCGTTCACCACCACCGTCCGGGTCACCGTGATGACCCTGCGCAAGAAGCTCGGCGAGCCGGGCATCATCGAAACCGTCGTCGGCTCCGGCTACCGGGTGCCGGAGCAGGGGACCGCACGCGGGTGA
- a CDS encoding CdaR family transcriptional regulator, with protein MGLDALIDPGAAAGFAAQVLAPLRELDRKGDRELVGTLRTWLANHGGWDRTAAELGVHRNSVRHRIGQIERALGMDLADPETRMRLWFALRWAS; from the coding sequence TTGGGGCTGGACGCGCTGATCGATCCGGGCGCCGCGGCCGGGTTCGCCGCCCAGGTGCTGGCGCCGCTGCGCGAACTCGACCGGAAGGGTGACCGCGAACTGGTCGGCACGCTGCGGACGTGGCTCGCGAACCACGGCGGCTGGGACCGCACGGCCGCCGAACTCGGCGTGCACCGCAACAGCGTCCGGCACCGGATCGGGCAGATCGAACGGGCGCTGGGGATGGATCTCGCGGATCCGGAGACCCGGATGCGGCTGTGGTTCGCCTTGCGTTGGGCCTCGTGA
- a CDS encoding PucR family transcriptional regulator ligand-binding domain-containing protein, translated as MTQSSAPFDSDVNVPLHAVVGNPELALDPVVETLRPGALDAPVRWAHVSELLDPAPYLLGAELLLTAGVNLPVEPIEIDRYVRRLAGSGISALGFGLTPGAYETLPPPLPAACARHGLPLLVVQPRTPFLAISRAVSVALAEAGQAEQRRIAVAREALTRAAGEGLGELASALAGRLGAWVALVGDGDVLAADHGAPSPLPAEVRELVATLRAGRGIRSATTELADGTHVVAQPVYPQATASHLVVVGRVARFDGADRSILSVGAALLGLAGRAGSDAAGLGATATGLLLGETKVIGGDERRLVAGVAYRRGPNEVAVRYDWLRARLDTPLVRLRQGPRFDAIVREAPEAGDLDRLRADGWLAVVGSPVPPARLPEAAGEIELLLTRAIALGRPVVAEGPWGWTR; from the coding sequence ATGACCCAAAGCAGCGCTCCGTTCGACTCGGATGTGAATGTCCCGTTACACGCCGTGGTCGGCAACCCGGAACTGGCACTCGACCCGGTCGTGGAGACCTTGCGCCCGGGCGCGCTCGACGCCCCGGTGCGCTGGGCCCACGTCAGCGAGCTGCTGGATCCCGCGCCGTACCTGCTCGGGGCGGAGCTGCTGCTCACCGCCGGGGTGAACCTGCCGGTGGAACCGATCGAGATCGACCGCTACGTCCGGCGGCTGGCGGGCAGCGGTATCTCCGCGCTGGGGTTCGGCCTCACCCCCGGCGCCTACGAGACGTTGCCGCCGCCTCTGCCGGCGGCGTGCGCCCGGCACGGTCTCCCGCTGCTGGTCGTCCAGCCGCGGACGCCGTTCCTCGCGATCAGCCGGGCCGTGTCGGTCGCGCTCGCCGAGGCGGGGCAGGCCGAACAGCGGCGGATCGCGGTCGCGCGCGAGGCCCTGACCAGGGCGGCGGGCGAGGGACTCGGCGAACTGGCGAGCGCGCTGGCCGGACGGCTGGGGGCGTGGGTGGCGCTGGTCGGCGACGGCGACGTCCTGGCCGCGGACCACGGGGCGCCGTCACCCTTGCCCGCCGAGGTCCGGGAGCTGGTCGCCACGCTGCGGGCGGGCCGGGGGATCCGCAGCGCGACCACGGAACTGGCCGACGGCACGCACGTCGTCGCGCAGCCGGTGTATCCGCAGGCGACGGCGTCGCATCTGGTCGTGGTCGGCCGCGTCGCGCGGTTCGACGGCGCGGACCGCTCGATCCTGTCGGTCGGGGCGGCGCTGCTCGGGCTGGCGGGCCGCGCGGGTTCGGACGCGGCCGGGCTGGGGGCGACCGCCACGGGGCTGCTGCTGGGCGAGACCAAGGTGATCGGCGGGGACGAACGCCGTCTGGTCGCCGGGGTCGCGTACCGCCGGGGGCCGAACGAGGTCGCCGTCCGCTACGACTGGCTGCGCGCCCGGCTCGACACCCCGCTCGTGCGGCTGCGGCAGGGGCCGCGCTTCGACGCGATCGTCCGCGAGGCGCCGGAGGCAGGCGACCTCGACCGGCTCCGTGCCGACGGCTGGCTCGCGGTGGTGGGTTCGCCCGTCCCGCCCGCACGGCTTCCCGAAGCGGCGGGCGAGATCGAGCTGCTGCTGACGCGGGCCATCGCGCTGGGACGGCCGGTGGTGGCGGAAGGTCCTTGGGGCTGGACGCGCTGA
- a CDS encoding sodium:solute symporter has translation MAGDYAVIALYIAGMIGVGWFGLRLAKTKSDYLVAGRRLGWFMYSGTMSAVVLGGASTVGGVKLGYTYGISGAWLVIAIGVGILVLHTLFARRLVKLRVYTVGEMLDLRYGGSTSTISGVVMWGYTLMLTVTSTLAFATIFKVLFNVPSWAGIAIGGSIVVLYSVLGGMWSITLTDIVQFVIKTIGILLILLPVSIVSAGGFDGMAARLDESYFELTAIGGDTIFTYFLIYSFGLLIGQDIWQRVFTARTPGIATGGGVISGVYCLVYGLAGALIGTAAKTLYPNLASAQDAFATIVEEQLPAGVRGLVLAAALSAMMSTASGALIACSTVSTSDLLSKLGLKKAADEVSRNRVTTLVLGIVAIGIAMVVDDVVNALTIAYDILVGGLLVAIIGGLAWKRGTRQGALASMVVGTVVVITFMFVDGVEANSPIYWGLGSSLAVYLLVSFLTPRTSDEIVTVWTRRLNGSAAAEEEEAKLAASQS, from the coding sequence GTGGCCGGTGACTACGCGGTGATCGCGCTCTACATAGCGGGCATGATCGGGGTCGGCTGGTTCGGGCTGCGGCTCGCCAAGACCAAATCCGACTATCTCGTCGCGGGCCGCCGCCTCGGCTGGTTCATGTACTCCGGCACGATGTCCGCGGTCGTCCTCGGCGGCGCTTCGACGGTCGGCGGGGTGAAGCTCGGCTACACCTACGGCATCTCCGGCGCCTGGCTCGTGATCGCGATCGGCGTCGGCATCCTGGTCCTGCACACGCTGTTCGCGCGGCGGCTGGTGAAACTGCGCGTCTACACCGTCGGCGAGATGCTCGACCTGCGCTACGGCGGGTCCACCAGCACCATCTCCGGCGTGGTCATGTGGGGCTACACGCTGATGCTGACCGTCACCTCGACGCTGGCGTTCGCCACCATCTTCAAGGTCCTCTTCAACGTGCCGAGCTGGGCCGGTATCGCCATCGGCGGCTCGATCGTGGTGCTCTACTCGGTGCTCGGCGGCATGTGGTCGATCACGCTGACCGACATCGTCCAGTTCGTCATCAAGACCATCGGCATCCTGCTGATCCTGCTGCCGGTCTCGATCGTCTCGGCGGGCGGTTTCGACGGGATGGCCGCGCGGCTGGACGAGAGCTACTTCGAGCTGACCGCCATCGGCGGCGACACGATCTTCACCTACTTCCTCATCTACAGCTTCGGCCTCCTGATCGGGCAGGACATCTGGCAGCGCGTGTTCACCGCGCGGACGCCGGGCATCGCGACCGGCGGCGGCGTCATCTCCGGTGTCTACTGCCTCGTCTACGGTCTCGCCGGCGCGCTGATCGGCACCGCGGCCAAGACGCTGTACCCGAACCTCGCCAGCGCGCAGGACGCGTTCGCGACCATCGTCGAGGAGCAGCTGCCCGCCGGGGTCCGCGGGCTGGTGCTCGCGGCTGCGCTCTCGGCGATGATGTCGACCGCGAGCGGCGCGCTCATCGCCTGCTCCACGGTCAGCACCTCGGATCTGCTTTCCAAGCTGGGCCTCAAGAAGGCCGCCGACGAGGTCAGCAGGAACCGGGTCACGACGCTGGTGCTCGGCATCGTCGCGATCGGCATCGCGATGGTCGTGGACGACGTCGTCAACGCGCTGACCATCGCCTACGACATCCTCGTCGGCGGCCTGCTGGTGGCGATCATCGGCGGGCTGGCCTGGAAACGCGGTACGCGTCAGGGCGCGCTCGCGTCGATGGTCGTCGGCACCGTCGTGGTCATCACGTTCATGTTCGTCGACGGCGTCGAGGCCAACAGCCCGATCTACTGGGGCCTCGGTTCGAGCCTCGCGGTGTACCTGCTGGTCAGCTTCCTCACCCCGCGGACCTCCGACGAAATCGTCACCGTGTGGACCCGCCGCCTGAACGGCAGCGCGGCCGCCGAAGAAGAAGAGGCGAAACTCGCCGCTTCGCAGTCCTGA
- the speB gene encoding agmatinase has translation MPEQNPIGPVDSSKVPRFAGFATFARLPRLDQVAHADVAVVGVPFDAGVSYRPGARFGPSALREASRLLRPYHPELDVSPFAETQVADAGDIALNPFNIGEAIETLQSEAEALTADGTRLVTVGGDHTIALPLLRAAAKKHGPVALLHFDAHLDTWDTYFGEPYTHGTPFRRASEEGILDTEALSHVGTRGPLYGKRDLEEDRRLGFGIVTSGDVMRRGVAETVDALRQRIGGRPLYISVDIDVLDPAHAPGTGTPEAGGMTSRELLEILRGLRDCNLIGADVVELAPAYDHAEITAIAASHVAYDLVSLLSLGKSA, from the coding sequence GTGCCTGAGCAGAACCCGATCGGACCCGTCGACTCTTCGAAGGTGCCCCGGTTCGCCGGTTTCGCGACCTTCGCGAGGCTTCCGCGGCTCGATCAGGTCGCGCACGCCGACGTCGCCGTCGTCGGGGTGCCGTTCGACGCCGGGGTGTCCTACCGCCCCGGCGCGCGCTTCGGCCCCTCCGCGCTCCGTGAGGCCAGCCGGCTCCTTCGCCCGTACCACCCGGAACTCGACGTTTCCCCGTTCGCCGAAACGCAGGTGGCCGACGCCGGCGACATCGCGCTCAACCCGTTCAACATCGGCGAGGCGATCGAAACGCTGCAGAGCGAGGCCGAGGCGCTCACCGCGGACGGGACGAGGCTGGTGACCGTCGGCGGCGACCACACGATCGCGCTGCCGCTGCTGCGGGCGGCGGCGAAGAAGCACGGACCGGTGGCACTGCTGCACTTCGACGCGCACCTCGACACCTGGGACACCTACTTCGGCGAGCCGTACACCCACGGCACCCCGTTCCGGCGGGCGTCCGAGGAAGGCATCCTCGACACCGAAGCGCTGTCCCACGTCGGCACGCGCGGCCCGCTGTACGGCAAGCGGGATCTGGAAGAGGACCGCCGCCTCGGATTCGGCATCGTCACCTCCGGCGACGTCATGCGCCGCGGGGTCGCCGAGACCGTCGACGCGCTGCGCCAGCGCATCGGTGGCCGCCCGCTCTACATCTCGGTCGACATCGACGTGCTCGACCCGGCGCACGCACCGGGCACCGGCACCCCCGAAGCGGGCGGCATGACCAGCCGCGAACTGCTGGAGATCCTGCGCGGGCTGCGGGACTGCAATCTCATCGGAGCCGATGTGGTGGAGCTGGCCCCGGCTTACGATCATGCCGAGATCACCGCCATCGCGGCTTCCCACGTCGCCTACGACCTGGTGAGCCTGCTCAGTTTGGGGAAGAGCGCATGA
- a CDS encoding thiamine pyrophosphate-binding protein: MTQRIGGDVVVETLHALGADTVFGLPGQHALGLFEALRRTDDLRVISSRVENNLAFAADGYARARLAADPEGPVPVTPMIVSTGPGALLTLASLQESRAASVPVLGISSQIPVAGLGGGRHGYLHELPDQQASFRDVVKSVHVVRTVSQIPTALREAWESAATAPYGPVWVEIPQDILLATTDLPRITSVTARPAPLEPLPELITEAANLLGSAKNPVILAGGGALRSGAHAELKALAEALRAPVLSTFGGKGVFGWDHELSGQSWLEDWHSTEFLSAADVLLVLGSGLGELSSNYREFAPRGRVIQVEADLGKLESNYPALGIHADVRLALQGLLEQVPFRQADGAAEAAVTELLAKVRERLDGQPLETERKLIDDIRAAIPEGTQTFWDMTIAAYWAWSAWNPEGAPIHTAQGAGGLGYGLPGALGGAAATGGPALAVSGDGGAMYGIAELATAVQHGLDVTWLVVDDGGYGILREYLTGAFGQSTATELARPDFAALARSFGVPATVSSLDTVGKDLAEALGTPGPSLVVLPALLKMFEPTHLEKK; this comes from the coding sequence ATGACACAACGCATCGGCGGCGACGTCGTCGTCGAAACCCTCCACGCGCTCGGCGCGGACACCGTGTTCGGCCTGCCGGGCCAGCACGCGCTCGGTCTGTTCGAAGCGTTGCGGCGCACGGACGACCTGCGCGTCATCAGCTCGCGGGTGGAGAACAATCTGGCGTTCGCGGCCGACGGGTACGCCCGCGCCCGGCTCGCGGCGGATCCCGAAGGCCCGGTCCCGGTGACGCCGATGATCGTGTCGACCGGCCCCGGCGCGCTGCTGACTTTGGCTTCGTTGCAGGAATCGCGGGCGGCCTCGGTGCCGGTGCTCGGGATCTCCAGTCAAATCCCGGTCGCCGGGCTCGGCGGCGGGCGGCACGGCTACCTGCACGAGCTGCCCGATCAGCAGGCCAGTTTCCGTGACGTGGTGAAGTCGGTGCACGTGGTGCGCACCGTCAGCCAGATCCCGACGGCACTGCGCGAAGCCTGGGAATCGGCGGCGACCGCGCCGTACGGCCCGGTGTGGGTCGAGATCCCGCAGGACATCCTGCTGGCGACGACGGATCTGCCGCGGATCACGTCCGTGACCGCGCGGCCCGCACCGCTGGAGCCCCTGCCCGAGCTGATCACCGAAGCCGCGAATCTCCTTGGCTCGGCGAAGAATCCGGTGATCCTCGCCGGTGGTGGCGCGCTGCGCTCCGGCGCGCACGCGGAGCTGAAGGCACTCGCGGAGGCACTGCGCGCGCCGGTGCTGTCGACGTTCGGCGGCAAGGGCGTCTTCGGCTGGGATCACGAGCTGTCCGGGCAGTCGTGGCTGGAGGACTGGCACAGCACCGAGTTCCTCTCGGCCGCGGATGTGCTGCTGGTGCTGGGTTCCGGGCTCGGCGAGCTGTCCAGCAACTACCGCGAGTTCGCCCCGCGCGGCCGGGTGATCCAGGTCGAGGCCGATCTCGGGAAGCTGGAGTCGAACTACCCGGCCCTGGGCATCCACGCCGACGTCCGCCTTGCCCTGCAAGGACTTCTGGAGCAGGTGCCGTTCCGTCAGGCCGACGGCGCGGCCGAAGCGGCGGTGACGGAGCTGCTGGCCAAGGTGCGCGAACGCCTCGACGGCCAGCCCCTCGAAACCGAGCGCAAGCTCATCGACGACATCCGCGCGGCGATCCCCGAAGGCACCCAGACGTTCTGGGACATGACGATCGCGGCCTACTGGGCCTGGTCGGCGTGGAATCCCGAGGGTGCGCCGATCCACACCGCGCAGGGCGCGGGCGGCCTCGGCTACGGCCTGCCCGGCGCGCTCGGCGGCGCCGCGGCGACCGGCGGCCCGGCGCTCGCGGTGTCCGGCGACGGCGGCGCGATGTACGGCATCGCGGAGCTGGCCACGGCGGTCCAGCACGGGCTGGACGTCACGTGGCTCGTCGTCGACGACGGCGGTTACGGCATCCTGCGCGAGTACCTGACCGGCGCGTTCGGGCAGTCGACGGCCACCGAACTCGCGCGGCCCGATTTCGCCGCGCTGGCACGGTCCTTCGGCGTCCCGGCCACGGTGTCCTCTTTGGACACCGTCGGGAAGGACCTTGCCGAAGCCCTCGGCACACCCGGTCCGTCGCTGGTCGTCCTCCCCGCCCTGCTGAAGATGTTCGAGCCGACCCACCTGGAGAAGAAATGA
- a CDS encoding aminobutyraldehyde dehydrogenase, with amino-acid sequence MTQVLNLIDGAEVPASGSRTLDLVNPATGEVFGTSVLSEQSDVDAALAAAERAFKVWRKSTPAQRQLALLKIADALESRAEEFAELEIRETGKIRAVVLDEEIPECVSALRFFAGAARQLEGTASGEYLPGHTSAIRREPVGVCAQIAPWNYPLMMGVWKIAPALAAGNTVVLKPAETTPSTAVLLAKVAAEFLPQGAFNVLCGDRDTGRALVRHPITELVSITGSTRAGIDVATVAAADLKRTHLELGGNAPLLVFGDVNLAEAAEGIVGAAFYNAGQDCTAGSRVLVDAAIHDEFVAELTKAAAAQTPGEDFGPLNSEAQFGRVRGLVERLPSHARVETGGAPAGDRGFFFSPTVISGLNQDDEIVQEEIFGPVITVQSFVDEDEAVRLANGVPYGLASSIWTNDLARATRVSGELDFGCVWVNTHGPLVSEMPHGGFGHSGHGKDLSSYSFAEYTRVKHVMTRFA; translated from the coding sequence ATGACTCAGGTCCTGAATCTCATCGACGGCGCCGAGGTCCCGGCGTCGGGTTCGCGCACGCTCGACCTGGTGAATCCCGCCACCGGCGAGGTCTTCGGCACCAGTGTCCTGTCGGAGCAGTCCGATGTGGACGCCGCGCTGGCCGCGGCCGAACGGGCGTTCAAGGTGTGGCGCAAGAGCACACCCGCCCAGCGTCAGCTCGCGCTGCTGAAGATCGCCGACGCGCTGGAGTCCCGCGCGGAAGAGTTCGCCGAGCTCGAAATCCGCGAGACCGGCAAGATCCGCGCCGTCGTACTGGACGAGGAGATCCCGGAGTGCGTCAGCGCGCTGCGGTTCTTCGCCGGTGCGGCACGGCAGCTCGAAGGCACCGCGTCCGGGGAGTACCTGCCCGGGCACACGTCGGCGATCCGCCGGGAGCCGGTCGGTGTCTGCGCGCAGATCGCGCCGTGGAACTACCCGCTGATGATGGGTGTCTGGAAGATCGCCCCCGCGCTGGCGGCGGGTAACACCGTGGTGCTGAAGCCCGCGGAGACCACGCCGTCGACGGCCGTGCTGCTGGCGAAGGTCGCGGCGGAGTTCCTGCCGCAGGGCGCTTTCAACGTGCTGTGCGGCGACCGCGACACCGGGCGCGCGCTGGTGAGGCACCCGATCACCGAACTGGTGTCGATCACCGGCTCGACCCGGGCGGGCATCGACGTCGCCACCGTCGCGGCGGCCGACCTCAAGCGCACGCATCTCGAACTCGGTGGCAACGCTCCACTGCTGGTCTTCGGCGACGTGAACCTCGCCGAGGCGGCCGAGGGCATCGTCGGCGCGGCGTTCTACAACGCCGGGCAGGACTGCACGGCGGGCAGCCGGGTCCTGGTGGACGCGGCGATCCACGACGAGTTCGTCGCGGAGCTGACCAAGGCCGCCGCCGCGCAGACTCCGGGCGAGGACTTCGGCCCGCTCAACAGCGAGGCGCAGTTCGGGCGGGTCCGCGGGCTCGTCGAGCGGCTGCCGTCGCACGCTCGTGTGGAGACCGGCGGCGCGCCCGCCGGCGACCGCGGTTTCTTCTTCTCCCCCACGGTGATCTCGGGCCTGAACCAGGATGACGAGATCGTGCAGGAGGAGATCTTCGGCCCGGTGATCACCGTCCAGTCCTTTGTGGACGAGGACGAGGCGGTGCGCCTGGCGAACGGCGTCCCCTACGGGCTGGCGTCGTCGATCTGGACCAACGACCTGGCACGCGCGACCCGCGTTTCGGGCGAACTCGACTTCGGCTGCGTCTGGGTCAACACCCACGGGCCGCTGGTCTCGGAAATGCCCCATGGCGGCTTCGGGCACTCGGGCCACGGGAAGGACCTCTCGTCCTACTCCTTCGCCGAGTACACCCGCGTGAAGCACGTCATGACCCGCTTCGCCTGA
- a CDS encoding cytosine permease, giving the protein MGDKVTEVEQHGIAPIPPEEQTSRPRDLFRMAFGGANTFATIILGTLPIAFGLSFWAAVAATVAGVVVGALVLSPMSLFGPLTRTNNAVSSGAHFGVVGRCVGSFLSLLTAITFFAISVWVSGDAVAGAAQRLFGFDGGEVLRGVAYGVIAIATLVVCIYGYRFMLLVNRVAVVLGTAIMLLGIVAYGGTFDPGFAGTGTYALGDFWPTWILAALTTMANPISFGAFLGDWTRYIPARHSRRSLLAAPFLAQVATLLPFGFGIATATLVADPADYITGLTAISPLWYAIPLIVVALIGGLSTGTTSLYGTGLDFSSIFVKLSRVQATLLIGSLSVVFIFVGNFVLDMVSSINAFATLIVLCTSPWMVIMMIGFVLRRGFYDPDDLQVFNQGRKGGRYWFTRGVNWRAMAAWIPATTLGLLTANTPMIAGPFKDIAGGVDISMVVTLCTAAIAYPVLVKLFPEPREVYSYAEPVAEPAVAV; this is encoded by the coding sequence ATGGGTGACAAGGTCACCGAAGTCGAGCAGCACGGTATCGCGCCGATCCCGCCGGAAGAACAGACCTCGCGTCCGCGCGACCTGTTCCGGATGGCGTTCGGCGGCGCGAACACCTTCGCCACCATCATCCTCGGGACACTCCCGATCGCCTTCGGCCTGAGCTTCTGGGCCGCGGTGGCGGCCACCGTCGCGGGCGTGGTCGTCGGCGCGCTCGTGCTCTCGCCGATGTCGTTGTTCGGCCCGCTCACCCGGACCAACAACGCGGTCTCCTCCGGCGCGCACTTCGGCGTCGTCGGCCGCTGTGTCGGCTCCTTCCTCTCCCTCCTGACCGCGATCACCTTCTTCGCCATCTCGGTCTGGGTGAGCGGCGACGCCGTCGCCGGTGCGGCACAACGGCTTTTCGGTTTCGACGGCGGCGAAGTGCTCCGCGGCGTCGCGTACGGCGTCATCGCGATCGCGACTCTCGTGGTGTGCATCTACGGCTACCGGTTCATGCTGCTGGTGAACCGGGTCGCCGTGGTGCTGGGCACGGCGATCATGCTGCTCGGGATCGTCGCCTACGGCGGCACTTTCGACCCCGGGTTCGCCGGCACCGGCACCTACGCGCTCGGGGACTTCTGGCCGACGTGGATCCTCGCCGCGCTCACCACGATGGCGAACCCGATCTCGTTCGGCGCCTTCCTCGGCGACTGGACGCGCTACATCCCCGCACGCCACAGCCGCCGTTCGCTGCTGGCCGCGCCGTTCCTGGCGCAGGTGGCGACGCTGCTGCCGTTCGGGTTCGGCATCGCCACCGCGACCCTGGTCGCGGATCCGGCCGACTACATCACCGGCCTGACCGCGATCTCCCCGCTCTGGTACGCGATCCCGCTGATCGTGGTCGCGCTGATCGGCGGGCTGTCCACCGGCACGACGTCGCTCTACGGGACCGGGCTGGACTTCAGCTCGATCTTCGTGAAGCTGAGCCGGGTGCAGGCGACCCTGCTGATCGGCTCGCTCAGCGTCGTGTTCATCTTCGTCGGCAATTTCGTGCTGGACATGGTGTCCAGCATCAACGCCTTCGCCACGTTGATCGTGCTGTGCACCTCGCCGTGGATGGTGATCATGATGATCGGTTTCGTGCTGCGGCGCGGGTTCTACGACCCGGACGACCTCCAGGTCTTCAACCAGGGCCGCAAGGGCGGGCGCTACTGGTTCACCCGCGGCGTGAACTGGCGCGCGATGGCCGCGTGGATCCCGGCGACGACGCTGGGCCTGCTGACGGCCAACACCCCGATGATCGCCGGGCCGTTCAAGGACATCGCGGGCGGCGTCGACATCAGCATGGTGGTGACGCTGTGCACGGCGGCGATCGCGTACCCCGTGCTGGTGAAGCTCTTCCCCGAGCCGCGGGAGGTCTACTCGTACGCGGAGCCTGTCGCGGAACCGGCCGTCGCCGTCTAG
- a CDS encoding oxidoreductase, with protein MKVALVTGASAGIGEATALALQEAGYTVYGAARRVERMAGLAERGVKVLAMDVTDDASMVAGIERIIEESGRIDVLVNNAGYGSYGAFEDVPLSEGKYQFEVNLFGLARLVQLTTPHMRAQGTGKIVNISSIGGKIYEPLGGWYHSTKFAVEGLSDSLRLELKPFGIDVVVVEPGAIKTEWGGIAIENLMKTSGDTAYAPQAKALAKFFDQAARGSHPKVIADVILKAVRARRPKTRYAAGFGAKPILFVRRVLPDRAFDAVFLGALRRFA; from the coding sequence ATGAAGGTCGCACTGGTCACGGGCGCTTCCGCGGGGATCGGCGAAGCCACGGCGCTCGCGCTGCAGGAGGCGGGCTACACGGTCTACGGCGCCGCGAGGCGCGTCGAGCGGATGGCGGGGCTCGCCGAACGCGGGGTCAAGGTCCTCGCGATGGACGTCACCGACGACGCGTCGATGGTCGCGGGCATCGAGCGGATCATCGAGGAGTCCGGTCGCATCGACGTCCTGGTCAACAACGCGGGCTACGGTTCGTACGGCGCCTTCGAGGATGTGCCGCTCTCGGAAGGGAAATACCAGTTCGAGGTCAACCTGTTCGGGCTCGCGCGGCTCGTCCAGCTGACCACGCCGCATATGCGTGCCCAGGGGACAGGCAAGATCGTGAACATCTCGTCGATCGGCGGCAAGATCTACGAACCGCTCGGCGGCTGGTACCACTCGACGAAGTTCGCGGTCGAAGGCCTGAGCGACTCACTGCGGCTGGAGCTGAAGCCGTTCGGCATCGACGTCGTGGTGGTCGAGCCCGGCGCCATCAAGACCGAATGGGGCGGCATCGCCATCGAGAACCTGATGAAGACCTCGGGCGACACCGCTTACGCGCCGCAGGCCAAGGCCTTGGCGAAGTTCTTCGACCAGGCCGCGCGCGGTTCCCACCCCAAGGTGATCGCCGACGTCATCCTGAAGGCCGTCCGGGCCCGGCGCCCGAAGACCCGCTACGCCGCCGGTTTCGGGGCGAAGCCGATCCTGTTCGTGCGCCGGGTGCTCCCGGACCGCGCCTTCGACGCGGTGTTCCTCGGGGCGCTGCGCCGTTTCGCCTAG
- a CDS encoding TetR/AcrR family transcriptional regulator — protein MVRDKEATKRKLLDAATTEFATYGIAGARVDRIAKNAGANKALIYAYFCSKEYLFEMVVQEQVDLAIRTLTITPEDLPGYAGKLFDRYLEHPHLLRLMGWLRLENGFDATPEAEVRAHADKVAAIRDAQRAGTVPDHFDAEELLSLVVHLSILGFSSPTATRDLVVRAVGRIVGAEGRFPRMTCEESVLHRV, from the coding sequence ATGGTCAGGGACAAGGAAGCGACCAAGCGGAAACTGCTGGACGCGGCGACGACGGAGTTCGCGACGTACGGCATCGCCGGCGCCAGGGTGGATCGCATCGCGAAGAACGCGGGCGCGAACAAGGCGCTGATCTACGCCTACTTCTGCAGCAAGGAATACCTGTTCGAGATGGTCGTCCAGGAGCAGGTGGACCTCGCCATCCGGACCCTCACGATCACCCCCGAAGACCTGCCCGGCTACGCGGGGAAGCTGTTCGACCGCTACCTCGAACATCCCCATCTCCTCCGGCTCATGGGCTGGCTGCGCCTAGAGAACGGCTTCGACGCGACGCCGGAGGCCGAGGTCCGGGCGCACGCGGACAAGGTCGCCGCGATCCGGGACGCGCAACGCGCGGGCACCGTGCCGGACCACTTCGACGCCGAGGAACTGCTGAGCCTCGTCGTGCACCTGTCGATCCTCGGGTTCTCCTCCCCCACCGCGACCCGCGACCTCGTCGTCCGCGCGGTCGGCCGGATCGTGGGGGCTGAAGGACGCTTTCCTCGCATGACATGCGAGGAAAGCGTCCTTCACCGCGTCTGA